acctttgcctttctcaggcaagtgctctaccaactgagctacccaagcacgactcacgccccatcctcacagcttcacttctgccaggctctggctaaaccatgtctccgcaatattctttctttcaggagtattagttctgcaaggttcgcaggagagcttctgtaaagtttggaaggtaggagacgaggtactggctgaagtgaagctgtgaggacggggcgtgagtcgtgcttgggtagctcagttggtagagcacttgcccgtgaaaggcaaaggtcccgagttcgagtctcggtccggcacacagttttaatctgccaggaagtttcatatcagcgcacactccgctgcagagtgaaaatctcattctggactagtactgctaacccccacttcatgtgcacattgcgtagcagacttctgtggaaaattaacaaacgtttccaacacgagagccgccgaagcaggacttgtagctgtatgctgtcttcctgatcttcctttgtggatATCGCAAATCGTCCTATGCAATTAAAACTTGACAGTGATACGTTTAATTGTTAAGCAGGTTGgtagttctgtttcaaactcctgtctccattgacgttgcacttcaacggcattatcaaacttggaaaaccacttcacaatacattttcgttactcgaatgtcaagcgtgcccGAACCATTGTGTTTTCagaataccgagatgaaagtactactaacatctgttgagccaaagaccgtaCTACGACACACTCATGACTCAAATCGAACAACAATATCGATCTCTCGACAGAACCTGACAAAGGGTGTattcatttttctggcggactgtaTAATAATCGATAAttttgaagggaagtgtgggtCTGTATTTGAGATTAGTGCTCAGCTGTAATTGAAAACTGATGCACAAACATTGTCAGATGTCTAGGTACTTAGAGTAGGCAGTGCGAGTACGTAATAACATTATGTTGCAGTCAGTCTTGGAAACTTTGCACCGAATGTTTTCTAGCATTACAATAAGACTCAGAGCAGTTATTCTGAAGTATGAACCAATTGTTTCGAAGTGTGTACCCCATGTTTACTGATCTTAAAAATGATCTTAACTAAAACAAATTCTCACTCACTAAGGAATATAATAGAAGTGTTATTTCTTGACGTTGTAAGCTAGAACAAAAGGTAGAGAAACTGTAAGAAGACTGTATGTTTGGATTCAAGTGATGGTGATTCATTGTAACAAAAGGCTAGCGACGACTGTAGTAGCAGACAATAAAAGCTAGAGGAGCAGTGCGCGAAAGTTAAATCATCCCTAGAAGACGGATTATTTCAGGTGCAGGTGCGATGTATTGCTGAGCATGAAGGTCTAGAAGCCAAACATGCCGAAGGGCTGAAAGAAATTTATCGGAATATAGTGTGGCAGTCTTTTGGAGTCTGGTTCATGTACAGGTAAGGGTGTACCTGTGGAAAGTTTTCTAGTTAAGTGTAAGAATTTTTGCAAGTTTGAGTCATCAGGAATAGTTCGCCTAATAGATTGTTTTTAAAGACTTTAGAGATGTTTTACTCAGTTATTGGAATGAAAAGAACTAGTCATCGTTTATGATCATTAAGATCTCCATTTATAACCGACAAACAACTTTTCACTGTTTAGTGGACGTTACTTCTGATGCCACTATACTCTTATACCTCTTTTCCCCGTTGAAGTGTCCGTCTAAGGCGGTGCCGGAAATATACCCagatataaaatgaatattaaGTTTATTGTAACTCATAGAAACAATATTCTCTGAGgggagttacactactggccattaaaattgctacaccatgaagatgacgtgctacagacgcgaaatttaaccgacaggaagaagatgctgtgattagctttgcagagcattctcacaaggttggcgccggtggcgacacctacaatgtgctgccacgaaggaaagtttccaaccgatttctcatacacaaacagcagttggccggcgttgcctggtgaaacgttgtttagatgccttgtgtaaggaggagaaatgcgtaccataacgtttctcacttcgataaaggtcgaattgtagcctatcgcgattgcggtttatcgtatcgcgacattgctgctcgcgttggtcgacatccaatgactgttagcagaatatggaatcggtgggttcaagaggataatacggaacgccgtgctggatcccaacggcctcgtatcactagcagtctagatgacaggcatcttatccgcatggctgtaacggatcgtgcagccacgtctcgatccctgagtcaacagatggggacgtttgcaagacaacaaccatctgcaccaacagttcgacgatgtttgcagaagtatggactatcatctcggagaccatggctgcggttacccttgacgctgcatcacagacaggagcgcctgcaatggtgtactcaaagacgaacctgggtgcacgaatggcgaaacgacatttttttgggtgaatccatgttctgtttacagcgtcatgatggtcgcatccgtgtttggtgacatggcggtgaacgcacattgaaagcgtgtattcgtcatcgtcatactggcgtatcacctggcgtaatggtatggggtgccattggttacacgtctctgtcacctcttgttggcaatgacggcactttgaacagtggacgttacatttcagatgtgttacgacccgtgactctacccttcattcgatccctgcgaaaccctacatttcagcatcacagcatgttgcaggtcctgtacgggcctttctggatacagaaaatgttcgactgctgccctggccagcacattctccagatctctcaccaatttgaaacgtctggtcaatggtggcagagcaattggctcgtcacaatacgccagtcactactctcgatgaactgtggtatcgtgttgaagctgcatgggcagctgtacctgtacacgccatcgaagctctttttgactcaatgcccaggcgtatcacggctgttattacggcctgaggtggttgttctgggtactgatttctcaggatatatgcacacaaattgagtgaaaatgtaaatacatgtcagttctagtatagtatatttgtccaatgaatacccgtttatcatctgcatttcttcttggtgtagaaattttaatggcaagtggtgtaaatgaaatgtcgtgctgtaCCGGGTACTTCCAGAAAGGAATGATCAAATGCAAGATGGACCGGACCAAGCCTTGGCCTGCAAAGCAGCCAGCACGAAGTGTGGCAGGCTGCGGCCGGCCCTGGTATAGAACCTTGACTGACTCCATTTGTCACGTCTAAGCATTTAGAGTATTCACCATCCACCTTTATGGTTGCAGTATGACTGGTCCGAAGATCTTTCAATAATGATACTAGGTACTTCGAAACCCCAAAATCATTGAGCACATGCCTCTACTCGTCCCACAAGACACAATCAAAGGTCTTTTTTATAATCTAGGAAAAAAATTAAGGGAGGGCGCAAAATTCACGACATTTTCCAGTAACCTGCCTCAAATTCAGGCTTGTCTCTCGAGTAGTTTTACTTGTGACAGGACCTGCTTGTTCTGCAGAAATCTGAGACTGCAGGAAGAACAGATGCAGTCCAGTTTTAGGCATTCTCCAGTCTGCTTGGTGGCATTCTCGATTGAACTAATCAGAATATCAGGTACCATGTCTGAATTCATGTAAATGTTCTCTTCCTCGAAGTTACGTTCTTTGCAATACAGTGTAGTGAAACCAAAATGGGATAGTGTCTTACCTTAGCGTCTGATCCCGCGAAGCCAGTTACTTTGCACCCCTTGAGGCGCGCTATCTGCCCGACTATGGACCCCACAGCACCTGCTGCCCCACTGACTACGGCGACCTCTCCCTCCTTAGGCTTGCAGACCTCCAGCAGTCCAAAGTAGGCCGTGATTCCGGGCATGCCCAGCAcccccagagagagggagaggggcagcTCCCCCAGGTCTGGCACCAGCATAGCCGGAGACATGAAGTAGGGAGCGTCCGGCCCCACATCGGCCACGGTGCGGTCGCGCCACCCCCAGTAGCCGACCACGTACCGCCCCACTGGGAAGCCCGCAGCACGGCTCTCCACGATGCGGGCCACCTGTGGGCAGAGGATAATATTCTGTTACCTGCATATCACTGCATAACAACGAATAAACACCTCaccacaaacatctacatctacacagatactccacaagccactgaacAGTACGTGGTGGAGTGTacgttgtaccactacaaatcgtttcatttcctgtgccactcacatatagagcgagggaaaaacgattctcTACATGctaccgtatgagccctaatttcttgtatctgatCATCATGGCCCTACGTGAATTGTATGCTGGCGGCAGGAGGATCGTtccgcagtcagcatcaaatgacagtcctctaaattttctcaatagtgctcttcaaaaagaacgtctccttcccgccagggattcccatttgatttccccaagcatctgcgtaacatttacctgttgttcgaacatactggtaacaaatatagcacctcgcctctgaattgcttcaatgtcctcgttCTATCTGACCTGATGTGGATCCACAAATACTCGAGCGCtattcaagaacaggttgcaccagcatactgtttgcgacctcctttacagatgagccatactTTCCTAGAATTCACCCAATGAACCAGAGGCTATTATTCGCCTCCCTTACCAAGTCCTCacagctcattccatttcatattgctctgcaacggTACACCCAGATAAACGaggtgattgtgtcaagcaggatttatgctgcatccgaacattacaggttaggattttctattcatccgcattaacttacatcttctcacatttagagctagctaccattcatcacaccaactagacatCTTGCCTAAGTtatcttgtaacctcctacagtcactcagtttcgACACCATACGGTACACCACAGCAATCTTCAGTAAACAACACCAGATTGCTGCCCActgcgtccgccaaatcatttatgtatactgagaacaatagcggtcttatcacacgtccctggggcactgctAACGGTATGATGAAAACTCGCTGTCTGTTAGTTAAGaaaccttcgagccactcacgcatCTATGAATTTAATGTATAGGCTCGTATCTGCGTTAATAGCCTGCACTGGGacgccatgtcaaatgctttccggaaatctaaaaatacggaatctgtcttttggcgttcatccgtagttcgcagtatattacgtgagaaaaggacaagcgatgcttctaaaactatgctgactCGTGAGCATTATCTTCTCGGactaaagaaaatgtgttatattccAGATGAggatatattcaaggattctgcagcaaacggcagttagggatattggtctctaattttgcggatccgttcttttaccttcttatgtgcagtagtcacctgcgcttttttccagtctcttggcgagagatcgcaataaatgcaagctaggtagggGGCCAGTGCCTTAGAGTACTCGCTGTAAATCCGAAttgtgattccatccggacctggtgacttatttactttcaaatccttCAGCTGCTCCCCAACACGCCACAGATACGTATTACTGTGTCGTCCACGCAGGCATCTGTCCAGTGCTCAAATGACGCTACGTTTGTGCGATTCAGCTGCGTGATCGATTTCTCGAATGCGAAATTTGaagcttcggctttcgttttgctatctttaacTGCCACAGAAAAAACTGGTCAACAAGAGAATAAATGAAAGCCTTAGATATGCTTCGCGATTTTACATGGGGCCAGAaatttctcaggttctctgccggaccttttgcaaaggtatgacactggcagttgttgcatgcttcgcgcattatcttttcacagacgcacgaatctctactaacctttgcttgtcgttatTTGTGCCCTCTCTGACTTAATGATATAATaacatttatttctctctctcctttGTTTATTTGTAACATACCTATCCTCTATTGTTCTTAAGTGCTAATTTGTATATCTGGAATAGTCACACCACTAGCAGAAGATATATTCTGATGCTCTTCTGTTAGAGATTCACGGCTTTAAATAATATCGCTGCAATAGACAGACTTTCATTAGCACAGATATTGGACTGCCCAGGCCTAGAATAACCTTAAACGTTAAAACTTATGCCTACTTCAGGCTAAAGGATAGCCAACACTTAAGGATCATGTTTCGATGAAAATCGAGAAAAATATAACTTGTACAAGTTATTGCGCTTGTCTTACTTCCCAAaagcatattttctttatttttcacttctcATGACGCGTTTCGGTGTCAGAATCATCAGATCTTACTTCGATAGATATTATCTTCTCACTTTGTGAACATTCCTTCATATCACTTCACTTACATCATGAAGAAATGT
The genomic region above belongs to Schistocerca americana isolate TAMUIC-IGC-003095 chromosome 7, iqSchAmer2.1, whole genome shotgun sequence and contains:
- the LOC124623113 gene encoding prostaglandin reductase 1-like → MALHLQLSKTLTALDWEWADAATVARIVESRAAGFPVGRYVVGYWGWRDRTVADVGPDAPYFMSPAMLVPDLGELPLSLSLGVLGMPGITAYFGLLEVCKPKEGEVAVVSGAAGAVGSIVGQIARLKGCKVTGFAGSDAKPFGMFGF